One region of Dokdonia sp. 4H-3-7-5 genomic DNA includes:
- a CDS encoding aldo/keto reductase family oxidoreductase: protein MKFSRIIQGCMTWGVWGKQFNQQQMIETMNHCLEKGITTFDHADIYGDYTTEGEWGNAFAKANISRDHIQIISKCGIQMKGDARAENTIKHYQYDKEYIISSAERSLKELRTEYLDLFLLHRPSPLLEPDEVHEAVSQLQHQGKIKDFGVSNFTPRGVDLVATKSKVSANQIEISITERSSLTDGTLDYMMAHQITPMSWSPLGSVFREDTPQNMRIKKKLKELGDKYNATEDQLLLAWLLKHPANIHPVIGTTSKDRITNAVAAVAINLERKDWFELLEASTGEEVA from the coding sequence ATGAAATTTTCAAGAATTATTCAAGGTTGCATGACGTGGGGTGTGTGGGGTAAGCAATTCAATCAGCAGCAAATGATTGAGACTATGAACCATTGTTTAGAGAAAGGCATTACCACTTTTGATCATGCAGATATTTATGGTGATTACACGACAGAGGGTGAATGGGGTAACGCTTTCGCGAAAGCGAATATCTCCAGAGACCATATACAAATCATAAGCAAATGCGGTATCCAAATGAAAGGCGATGCACGAGCAGAAAATACCATCAAACATTATCAATATGATAAAGAGTACATCATCTCAAGTGCCGAAAGGTCACTGAAAGAGCTGCGTACTGAATACCTAGATTTATTTTTATTACACAGACCTAGTCCGCTACTTGAGCCAGATGAAGTTCATGAGGCAGTGAGCCAATTACAACACCAAGGCAAGATTAAGGATTTTGGAGTATCTAATTTTACACCGCGAGGCGTAGACTTAGTGGCAACAAAAAGTAAGGTAAGCGCAAATCAAATTGAGATTTCTATCACTGAGCGTTCTTCACTTACAGACGGAACGCTAGATTATATGATGGCTCATCAAATCACGCCAATGAGTTGGAGTCCGCTGGGTTCTGTTTTTAGAGAAGACACTCCACAGAATATGCGCATTAAGAAAAAATTGAAGGAACTAGGCGATAAGTATAACGCAACTGAAGACCAACTACTGTTAGCATGGTTGCTCAAACACCCAGCAAATATTCATCCAGTTATAGGGACTACAAGTAAAGACCGCATCACAAATGCTGTAGCAGCAGTAGCGATTAATCTTGAAAGAAAAGATTGGTTTGAACTGCTGGAAGCTAGTACAGGAGAAGAAGTAGCGTAG
- a CDS encoding SDR family NAD(P)-dependent oxidoreductase codes for MKTALITGATSGIGRATAIRFANESINLILCGRRQEELDTLKNELSKLVQVQILNFDVRNNEDVQKAILDLPEDFKQIDILINNAGNAHGLDPIQSGSIEDWDAMLDINVKGLLYVSKAIIPQMTARKSGHIINIGSTAAKEVYPNGNVYCASKHAVDAINQGMRIDLNKFNIRVGAIHPGMVETDFSKVRFKNDDKRADKVYQGFDCLQPEDIADIIHFVVSRPYHVNIADLVVLSTAQASSTIVNKS; via the coding sequence ATGAAAACAGCACTTATAACAGGCGCAACCAGCGGGATAGGTAGAGCCACAGCAATACGCTTTGCAAATGAATCTATAAATCTTATTCTCTGCGGGCGACGTCAAGAAGAACTTGATACTCTCAAAAATGAATTAAGTAAGCTCGTGCAAGTACAGATACTCAATTTTGATGTGAGAAATAATGAGGATGTACAAAAAGCTATTTTAGACCTACCAGAAGATTTCAAACAAATAGATATCCTAATTAATAACGCAGGTAATGCTCACGGACTCGACCCTATACAAAGCGGATCTATAGAGGATTGGGACGCTATGCTTGACATTAACGTAAAAGGATTGCTTTATGTGAGTAAGGCGATTATTCCACAAATGACCGCACGTAAAAGCGGACATATAATCAACATAGGGTCTACCGCTGCCAAAGAAGTGTACCCTAATGGTAATGTGTATTGCGCAAGTAAGCATGCCGTAGATGCTATTAATCAAGGGATGCGCATTGATCTAAATAAATTCAACATCAGAGTAGGAGCCATACATCCTGGAATGGTAGAAACAGACTTTAGTAAAGTTCGCTTTAAAAATGATGACAAGCGAGCAGATAAGGTGTATCAAGGTTTTGATTGCCTACAACCAGAAGATATTGCAGATATTATTCATTTTGTAGTATCAAGACCTTATCATGTAAATATTGCTGATCTCGTGGTGCTTAGTACGGCACAAGCATCTTCTACTATTGTAAATAAAAGTTGA
- a CDS encoding ATP-binding protein, which produces MINKRLLVKNLLAHNDENSFYDKKRKIDISNKEGKAKFLKHICALSNSNPKNNSFIVIGVDDGENAIIGVPFFDDSKLQNLINAYLDNPPIISYENIPFPNLPQDKVVGLVTIRAQDKLTALLRNIWKYWGGTVFFRDGSMSMPKTFKSDIVDVNSEIVAAIENHAKNSIGLTLDGVMDFVNHRHKDMESTYKVFKEQFVLCWAGNKKVVKGQTYYSRVDIELINEQVKLFYSTLDEVTITYDEDCFKIQEFVHLGVQEHFKYYPLEEVVIRFRESGTYTIDTTLIFEPPVIDKKTLYHIFNNNNVIFYKLKRGIKLNQGEWNDLYNLANTYLICYLNGFETAIQKLVELKPYLKVLDGAVYGRYKEAMRILRKVRYE; this is translated from the coding sequence ATGATCAATAAACGCCTTCTTGTCAAGAACTTACTCGCTCATAATGACGAGAACAGTTTCTACGACAAAAAACGTAAGATTGACATCAGTAACAAAGAAGGGAAAGCAAAGTTTTTAAAGCATATTTGTGCGCTTTCTAACAGTAACCCAAAGAACAATTCTTTTATAGTAATAGGCGTAGATGATGGCGAAAATGCTATTATAGGTGTGCCATTTTTTGATGACAGCAAACTGCAGAATCTCATAAATGCATACTTAGATAATCCTCCTATTATATCTTATGAGAATATTCCTTTTCCTAATTTGCCGCAAGACAAAGTAGTGGGACTTGTTACCATACGAGCACAAGATAAGCTTACAGCGTTACTGCGTAATATCTGGAAATATTGGGGTGGTACGGTGTTTTTTAGAGATGGGAGTATGTCTATGCCTAAGACGTTCAAGTCAGATATTGTAGATGTAAATAGTGAGATTGTTGCGGCAATAGAAAATCACGCAAAAAACAGCATAGGTCTCACGCTTGATGGTGTAATGGACTTTGTAAATCATCGTCATAAGGACATGGAGAGCACTTATAAGGTGTTTAAAGAGCAGTTTGTGTTGTGCTGGGCTGGAAATAAAAAAGTGGTTAAAGGTCAGACGTACTACTCTCGGGTAGATATAGAGCTCATTAATGAACAAGTAAAACTATTTTACTCAACACTAGATGAGGTAACTATTACTTATGATGAGGATTGCTTCAAAATTCAAGAATTTGTACACTTGGGAGTACAAGAGCACTTTAAATATTATCCACTAGAAGAGGTAGTAATACGCTTTCGCGAAAGCGGTACTTATACCATTGATACAACGCTTATTTTTGAACCACCAGTGATAGATAAGAAGACCTTGTATCATATTTTTAATAATAACAATGTTATTTTTTATAAACTGAAACGAGGTATAAAGCTTAATCAAGGGGAGTGGAATGATTTATATAATCTAGCTAATACCTACTTGATTTGTTATCTCAATGGTTTTGAAACAGCCATACAGAAGCTGGTAGAATTGAAACCTTATTTGAAAGTTTTAGATGGTGCTGTCTACGGAAGATATAAGGAAGCCATGCGTATTCTGAGAAAAGTGCGTTATGAATGA
- a CDS encoding metallophosphoesterase family protein, with protein MRTLVFGDIHGGYRALVQVMKRANVTRDDHLIFLGDYVDGWSESDAVIDELMRIKKEYKKVTLIRGNHDDLVQQWLEGKTMSPKWLQHGGQSTIDCYEKRSAQEIQWHIEFYKTFEDYYLDDENRFFCHAGFQNLNGPEYEWHSTAFYWDRTLWEMACAMREDLKKEDPLYPKRLQLFEEIYIGHTPTTRINSLVPVNKANIWNLDTGAAFKGSLTVMDVDTKEFWQSDALPSLYPDEIGRN; from the coding sequence ATGAGAACATTAGTTTTCGGAGATATACATGGAGGTTATAGAGCCTTAGTGCAGGTAATGAAGAGAGCAAATGTCACACGAGATGATCATCTCATTTTTTTAGGAGATTATGTAGACGGCTGGAGTGAGAGTGATGCAGTTATAGATGAGTTAATGCGCATCAAGAAAGAATATAAAAAAGTCACTTTAATACGTGGTAATCATGACGACCTTGTGCAGCAATGGCTAGAAGGAAAAACAATGTCTCCTAAGTGGTTACAGCATGGCGGGCAAAGTACAATAGATTGCTATGAAAAGAGATCTGCTCAAGAAATTCAATGGCATATTGAATTTTATAAGACTTTTGAGGATTACTATCTAGATGATGAAAATCGCTTTTTCTGTCATGCGGGTTTTCAAAATTTAAACGGTCCAGAATACGAGTGGCATAGTACCGCATTTTATTGGGATCGTACACTCTGGGAGATGGCTTGCGCTATGAGAGAGGATCTCAAAAAGGAAGACCCGTTATATCCTAAACGGTTACAATTATTTGAAGAGATTTATATAGGTCACACACCCACTACGCGTATTAATTCCTTGGTTCCTGTTAATAAAGCAAACATCTGGAATCTTGACACTGGAGCAGCTTTTAAGGGTTCACTTACGGTCATGGATGTGGATACAAAGGAGTTTTGGCAAAGTGATGCGCTTCCATCACTATACCCAGATGAAATAGGTAGAAATTAA
- a CDS encoding sensor histidine kinase, whose protein sequence is MNFSAQPHIARWFIIIASLIITTLILWNVSLFFDQLKDAERSKVEIYAAAYRAFANTSDVNLETRNRDTRIVSDELISLQQFIIGDNRTIPILLYSIEENHYTPRNINKEDKLSQEDFKRLAAEYALINEPIVIGYDGVDSQILYYGNSSVINQLKYFPIALIVIVILFVALIYFYYLTSKAGAQNLLWAGMAKETAHQIGTPLSSLVGWTEILKTENVNPDYIAEMTKDINRLETITNRFSKIGSVPDLEEVDIIAETQEAYDYLSKRSSKLINFTLDVPQGELPVMLNKELYGWTFENLIKNAIDAMKGKGALTIAISRDTRFAKILITDTGKGIPKSKFNNIFEPGFTTKRRGWGLGLSLARRIVEEYHDGRIRVLESELNKGTTMQISLRLAE, encoded by the coding sequence ATGAACTTTAGCGCCCAGCCGCACATTGCGAGATGGTTTATCATCATCGCTTCGCTTATCATTACCACACTCATCTTGTGGAATGTGTCGCTGTTTTTTGATCAGCTCAAGGATGCAGAGCGTTCTAAAGTGGAAATATATGCAGCTGCTTACAGAGCCTTTGCAAATACGAGCGATGTTAATCTAGAAACTAGAAACAGGGATACACGCATTGTTTCTGATGAGCTTATATCCCTACAGCAATTTATAATAGGTGATAATAGAACCATCCCTATACTTTTATACAGCATAGAAGAAAACCATTACACACCTAGGAACATCAATAAAGAAGATAAACTCTCGCAAGAAGATTTTAAACGTCTCGCAGCGGAGTATGCACTCATTAATGAGCCTATTGTAATAGGGTATGACGGAGTTGATAGTCAGATTTTATACTACGGAAACTCATCTGTTATTAATCAGCTTAAGTATTTTCCTATTGCGCTTATTGTGATTGTTATTCTCTTTGTGGCATTGATTTACTTCTATTATTTAACCTCAAAAGCAGGAGCTCAAAATCTACTTTGGGCGGGTATGGCAAAAGAAACCGCTCACCAGATAGGTACACCACTTTCATCCCTTGTAGGTTGGACAGAAATTCTCAAAACGGAAAATGTAAATCCAGATTACATTGCAGAGATGACTAAGGATATCAATAGGCTAGAGACGATTACAAATCGTTTTAGTAAGATAGGCTCTGTTCCAGATCTAGAAGAAGTAGATATCATAGCAGAGACACAGGAAGCCTATGATTATCTGAGTAAGAGAAGCTCTAAGCTCATTAATTTCACCTTAGATGTTCCTCAAGGAGAGCTGCCTGTGATGCTTAATAAAGAACTCTATGGGTGGACTTTTGAGAACCTCATTAAAAATGCAATTGATGCTATGAAGGGTAAAGGAGCATTAACTATCGCAATTTCGCGTGACACTAGATTTGCCAAAATTCTAATTACAGACACAGGTAAAGGAATCCCAAAATCTAAGTTTAATAATATTTTTGAACCAGGTTTTACTACAAAAAGACGTGGCTGGGGTCTTGGACTTTCCCTCGCAAGACGTATTGTTGAGGAGTATCATGACGGACGCATAAGAGTACTAGAATCAGAATTGAATAAAGGAACCACTATGCAAATCTCCCTACGACTAGCCGAATGA
- a CDS encoding NUDIX domain-containing protein, whose product MNTRVKNIKEEIISDQWATLKKVHFDYQNEDGSWDQVRREVYDRGDGACALLYNVKRQTVLLIKQFRLPAYLNENDGFLVEACAGMIEDETPEQTIIREIEEEMGYRIDNITKAGDFFMTPGASTERIHMFLASYEEEQKVSNGGGLATEHEDITVIEYAFAKALKALKNGEIRDAKTVILLQNLALSGIMERSN is encoded by the coding sequence ATGAATACACGTGTAAAAAATATAAAAGAAGAAATTATAAGTGATCAGTGGGCAACGCTTAAAAAAGTCCATTTTGACTATCAGAATGAAGATGGCTCTTGGGATCAGGTGCGCCGCGAGGTGTATGATCGTGGTGATGGAGCTTGTGCGCTGCTATATAATGTAAAAAGGCAAACGGTATTGCTCATCAAACAATTTAGACTGCCAGCATATCTTAATGAGAATGATGGTTTTCTCGTTGAGGCATGTGCAGGGATGATAGAAGATGAGACTCCAGAACAAACGATTATTAGGGAGATAGAGGAGGAGATGGGGTATCGCATTGATAACATTACAAAAGCGGGTGACTTTTTTATGACTCCTGGTGCAAGCACAGAGCGCATTCATATGTTTCTTGCGTCATATGAGGAAGAGCAAAAAGTTAGTAATGGCGGTGGTTTGGCAACAGAACATGAAGATATCACTGTGATTGAGTACGCTTTCGCGAAAGCGTTAAAAGCATTAAAAAATGGAGAGATTAGAGATGCAAAAACCGTAATCTTGCTGCAAAATTTGGCGCTTTCTGGAATCATGGAAAGATCTAACTAG
- a CDS encoding HIT family protein, giving the protein MPSIFTKIINREIPGHIVAEDDKHIAILDVNPNAKGHTLCIPKKEVNKIFDLEEQEYLDLMLFSRKVAIALEKAVPCKRVGVSVIGLEVPHVHVHLVPLQTMEDIQFKKKVTLTDGEFKELVEVIKSEF; this is encoded by the coding sequence ATGCCAAGCATTTTTACAAAGATTATAAATAGAGAAATTCCGGGACACATCGTTGCCGAAGATGATAAACACATCGCTATTCTGGATGTAAATCCTAATGCAAAAGGACATACACTTTGTATTCCTAAAAAAGAGGTAAATAAAATATTTGATCTTGAGGAACAAGAATATCTCGACCTCATGCTATTCTCTCGCAAGGTTGCTATCGCACTAGAAAAAGCAGTGCCTTGTAAACGCGTAGGCGTCTCTGTAATAGGTCTTGAAGTTCCTCACGTACATGTACATCTTGTACCGCTACAAACTATGGAAGATATCCAGTTTAAGAAAAAAGTGACACTTACCGATGGAGAATTTAAAGAGCTTGTAGAGGTTATAAAAAGTGAGTTTTAA
- a CDS encoding four helix bundle protein has product MSDKPFDLSELLEDFAAAVIILYSKKPSSFAAEYLAKQLIRSSCSSALNYGEALGAGTTNDKVHKLRIYLKELRESMRNLNIQVKANILSENNLASLRNENDQLIRIIVTRIKNSK; this is encoded by the coding sequence ATGAGCGATAAACCTTTCGATTTGAGTGAACTTCTGGAAGATTTTGCTGCTGCGGTTATTATACTTTACAGTAAAAAACCATCTTCATTTGCTGCAGAATACCTCGCAAAACAATTGATAAGATCATCTTGCTCATCTGCTTTAAACTATGGAGAAGCCTTAGGGGCGGGAACCACTAACGACAAAGTTCATAAACTCAGAATTTATTTAAAAGAACTAAGAGAAAGCATGCGCAATCTCAACATTCAAGTTAAAGCAAATATATTATCAGAAAACAATCTCGCATCGCTCAGAAATGAAAACGATCAACTCATAAGAATAATCGTCACCAGAATTAAAAATAGTAAATAA
- the greA gene encoding transcription elongation factor GreA: MSKVNYYTPEGLKKLKDELNHLRDVERPKASQDIADARDKGDLSENAEYDAAKEAQGMLEMRIAKLENLASNARIIDESQLDTSKVLVHSTVKIKNQINGATMTYKLVAQNEADIKKGLISVDSPIGKGLLGKEVGEVAEIQVPSGVMKFDVVSISRD, encoded by the coding sequence ATGAGTAAGGTAAATTATTATACACCAGAGGGCTTAAAGAAACTCAAGGATGAACTCAATCACCTACGCGATGTAGAGCGCCCTAAGGCATCACAAGATATTGCAGATGCTCGTGACAAAGGAGATTTAAGTGAGAACGCCGAATATGATGCTGCAAAGGAAGCACAAGGTATGCTTGAAATGCGTATTGCAAAACTAGAAAACCTAGCCTCAAATGCACGTATCATTGACGAGTCACAACTAGATACATCTAAAGTACTTGTGCACTCTACGGTAAAAATTAAAAATCAAATTAATGGCGCAACCATGACCTACAAACTTGTAGCTCAAAATGAAGCCGACATTAAAAAGGGACTCATCTCTGTAGACTCACCTATAGGTAAAGGACTACTAGGCAAGGAAGTAGGCGAAGTAGCCGAAATTCAAGTGCCAAGTGGCGTGATGAAATTTGACGTTGTTTCTATCTCAAGGGACTAA
- a CDS encoding TonB-dependent receptor codes for MKKILLSMIALAGITASAQEKTVVDTTKVESLDEVLVRSVRVKADSPITHSNLTKKQIAERNLGQDIATQLNFLPSVVTTSDAGAGIGYTGFRVRGTGNQGINVTINGIPYNDAESATTFFVNLQDFSSSVESLQLQRGVGSSTNGPGAFGASLNILTDAISNEAYGEISNSFGSFGTRRHNVKFSTGLLNDHIEISGRLSQIKSDGYIDRASSDLKSYFLQAAYKDDNTLIKLINFAGSEVTYQSWFGIDAETLAEDRTFNPAGQFTDENGETRFHENQVDDYKQDHYQLHWNQRYDNNWSTQLSLNYTYGRGFFEEYKEDEDLAFYSISPVVIGSETIETSDIIRRRWLDNDFYVASATANYKDNKIDFVGGAYGSIYDGDHFGEVIWARFASDSETGDNYYFGTGKKKEFSAFAKANYRFNSKWSGYLDLQQRFISYTTDGINSDVAEFIVDEDYSFFNPKAGLSYKIDSENQLYASFARANREPNRTDFENGAPRPERLNDWELGWRYNTSRVSLNVNGYYMGYRDQLVLTGALDDVGAPIRANSGESYRAGIEIDAAVAITDKVMIQPNLALSTNKNRDFVFERDGVLTNLEHTNISYSPDVVVGNTISYKPAENLRLSFLSKYVGEQYLGNIDSDFSKLDSYFTNDLNISYEIEDVSVFKSIILNGLVNNIFNIDYVSNGYFFTYDDDFSVPNEITTIEGAGYYPQAGINFLVGATLKF; via the coding sequence CGCACAAGAGAAAACAGTGGTAGACACTACAAAAGTAGAGTCACTTGATGAAGTTTTAGTTCGTTCTGTACGAGTAAAAGCCGACTCACCTATTACGCATTCCAACCTTACAAAAAAACAAATTGCAGAGCGCAACTTAGGTCAAGACATTGCCACGCAGCTTAACTTTTTACCAAGTGTAGTAACAACCTCAGATGCAGGTGCGGGAATAGGTTACACAGGTTTTAGAGTGCGCGGTACGGGTAATCAAGGTATCAATGTTACTATAAATGGAATCCCATATAATGATGCAGAGAGTGCAACTACGTTCTTTGTAAATCTTCAAGACTTCAGCTCTTCTGTCGAGAGTTTACAATTGCAACGTGGTGTAGGATCTTCTACTAATGGACCTGGAGCTTTTGGAGCAAGTCTTAATATTCTTACAGATGCAATTTCTAATGAGGCATATGGCGAGATTTCTAACTCTTTTGGGTCTTTTGGGACGCGACGTCACAATGTGAAATTTAGCACAGGCTTGCTTAACGATCACATAGAGATATCTGGTCGTTTATCACAGATCAAATCTGACGGTTACATCGACCGTGCGTCATCTGATCTTAAATCTTACTTTTTGCAAGCAGCATACAAGGATGATAATACGCTTATCAAGCTTATCAACTTTGCAGGATCAGAGGTTACATACCAATCTTGGTTTGGGATAGATGCAGAGACACTAGCCGAAGATAGAACCTTTAACCCTGCGGGACAGTTTACAGATGAGAATGGTGAAACACGCTTTCACGAGAATCAAGTAGATGATTACAAGCAGGATCATTACCAACTACACTGGAACCAGCGTTATGACAATAACTGGAGCACACAGCTCAGTTTAAACTACACCTATGGTAGAGGCTTTTTTGAAGAATATAAAGAGGATGAAGATCTTGCTTTTTACAGTATTTCCCCTGTAGTTATAGGGAGTGAAACCATAGAAACATCAGATATTATAAGACGTCGCTGGCTAGACAATGACTTCTATGTGGCAAGTGCGACGGCAAATTACAAGGACAATAAGATTGACTTTGTAGGTGGTGCTTATGGTAGTATATATGATGGAGACCATTTTGGCGAAGTGATTTGGGCGCGTTTTGCTAGTGATAGTGAGACTGGTGATAACTATTACTTCGGGACTGGGAAGAAAAAAGAATTTTCTGCTTTCGCGAAAGCGAACTATCGCTTCAATTCAAAATGGAGTGGATATTTAGACTTACAGCAGCGCTTTATCTCATACACTACAGACGGAATCAACTCTGACGTTGCCGAATTTATTGTAGACGAAGACTATAGTTTCTTTAACCCAAAAGCAGGTCTTTCTTATAAAATAGACAGCGAAAATCAATTATATGCATCTTTTGCAAGAGCAAATCGCGAACCTAACCGTACAGATTTTGAAAACGGAGCACCGCGTCCAGAGCGTCTTAACGACTGGGAATTAGGATGGAGATACAACACGAGCCGCGTGTCGCTTAATGTAAATGGATATTATATGGGATATCGTGACCAGCTAGTTCTAACTGGAGCACTAGATGACGTAGGAGCACCTATACGTGCAAATAGTGGCGAGAGTTATAGAGCAGGTATCGAAATAGATGCCGCAGTTGCTATTACTGACAAGGTGATGATACAACCTAATCTAGCTTTAAGCACAAATAAGAATAGAGACTTCGTTTTTGAAAGAGATGGTGTATTAACAAACCTAGAACATACAAATATCTCTTATTCTCCAGATGTGGTAGTGGGTAACACCATAAGCTATAAACCTGCTGAAAATTTAAGATTGAGCTTCTTATCAAAATATGTAGGAGAACAATATCTAGGAAACATCGATAGCGACTTTTCAAAGCTAGACAGTTACTTTACAAATGATTTAAATATAAGTTATGAGATAGAGGATGTGTCTGTTTTTAAATCAATTATCCTTAACGGATTAGTAAACAACATCTTTAATATAGACTATGTGTCTAACGGGTATTTCTTTACGTATGATGATGATTTCTCAGTACCTAATGAGATTACAACAATTGAAGGAGCGGGCTATTATCCGCAGGCGGGAATTAACTTCTTAGTAGGAGCTACACTTAAATTTTAA